In a genomic window of Phragmites australis chromosome 14, lpPhrAust1.1, whole genome shotgun sequence:
- the LOC133890033 gene encoding uncharacterized protein LOC133890033 isoform X2, translated as MSCLGRAAVPVKRVWRGLSARLGLRRTTGLGRLRKEVRTCEYRDVHVMWEMLSKSNTTGGTTRGGGDMPDDDAAGKGAAATRRTRRGRRLVVSPTAARSELS; from the exons ATGTCGTGCCTGGGCCGCGCGGCGGTGCCGGTGAAGCGGGTCTGGCGCGGTCTCAGCGCGCGCCTCGGCCTCCGGCGGACCACCG GGCTGGGCAGGCTGCGGAAGGAGGTGCGGACGTGCGAGTACCGCGACGTGCACGTCATGTGGGAGATGCTCAGCAAGAGTAACACCACCGGCGGCACCACTAGGGGTGGAGGAGACATGCCCGACGACGACGCCGCCGGGAAGggcgcggcggcgacgaggcggacgaggagggggaggaggctcGTCGTGTCTCCTACTGCTGCGCGctctgagctgagctga
- the LOC133890033 gene encoding uncharacterized protein LOC133890033 isoform X1 translates to MSCLGRAAVPVKRVWRGLSARLGLRRTTGELSTYVPMDRGSDDRSDAEDDMDVGVLAGLGRLRKEVRTCEYRDVHVMWEMLSKSNTTGGTTRGGGDMPDDDAAGKGAAATRRTRRGRRLVVSPTAARSELS, encoded by the coding sequence ATGTCGTGCCTGGGCCGCGCGGCGGTGCCGGTGAAGCGGGTCTGGCGCGGTCTCAGCGCGCGCCTCGGCCTCCGGCGGACCACCGGTGAGTTGTCTACCTACGTGCCGATGGATCGGGGATCAGACGACCGGTCGGATGCTGAGGATGACATGGACGTCGGCGTGCTCGCAGGGCTGGGCAGGCTGCGGAAGGAGGTGCGGACGTGCGAGTACCGCGACGTGCACGTCATGTGGGAGATGCTCAGCAAGAGTAACACCACCGGCGGCACCACTAGGGGTGGAGGAGACATGCCCGACGACGACGCCGCCGGGAAGggcgcggcggcgacgaggcggacgaggagggggaggaggctcGTCGTGTCTCCTACTGCTGCGCGctctgagctgagctga